GTTTTCAATCCTTAATTCATCACTTTTTCAAATTCGTAGTCTTACGGATACATCCCTACCCTGGTCAATCCCGTCGTCTCCGGCAGATCAAACAACAGGTTCATATTCTGGAGCGCAGAGCCTGCCTGCCCTTTGACTAAATTATCAATATGGGCAATCACCCGTAATTTCTGGGTTCGGGCATCCACGTCAACAATCAGGTTGCAGTAGTTGGTGCCCCGGACATGCATGGTTCCTATGGCGGCATTGCGGTCATAAATCCGGACAAACGGACTGTCCTTATAGAACTCCCGATACAAGCCGATGACATCCTCAACCCTGGTTTCCGCCGTCAATTGGCCGTAGAGACAGGAAAGAATGCCCCGGCATACCGGCACGACCTGCGCTGTAAAAGTCACCCGGATATCCGTTCCGGCCTGCAGACTCAACTCCCGCTCAATTTCGCAGACGTGCTGGTGCCCGGCGAGTTTATAGGCATTTACATTTTCATAGCGCGCGGGATAGTGAAATGACGCGTTGAGTTTTTTCCCTGCTCCAGAAACCCCGGTCTTGCAATCACAAATCGCGCTGAACGGATCGATCAAGCCGTGCTTCACCGCCGGTGCCAGGCCCAGAATGCAACTCACCGCAAAACACCCTGGATTTCCGACTACCCGCCGCCGAGAATTAATCTTGCCGCGATGCAGTTCGGGTACTCCGTAAACGGCTTCAGAAAGAAGCTCCGGCGAGGCATGCTGGGTGTCGCGGCCAATCCGGGAGGCATAAGCCGCATAGCTCTCCGGGGTATTGAATCTGAAATCGCCACTGTAATCGACCAGTTTGGCGCCGCTCGCAAGCACCTCGGGCCCGAGCTTCATCCCCACGCCATCCGGCGTGGCCATAAACACCACATCCACCGACTGCTTAACGCCGGGATCTGTGGGGGCCATCACCACCATGTCACAGGCACCAGTCAGATGGGGGTAAAGCTGACTGATCGGAACGCCGACATCCGTCAAGCTGACAAGCCCGGCGATTTTGACGTCCGGATGGCCTAATAACAGCTCGATAATTCCCACGCCGCCATACCCGCTGGCACCAATCACTCTTGCAGTAATCACAACTCACTCTCCCTTGGAAAAACACCATGAAATGGTAGTAAAACTCAAAACAATGCCGAAACCTTAGTGCCACTAATTCGCGGTGTCAACTCTCACATGTTTTTAACTGGCGGCAAATGCTGCTGACGTACCCGGCTAAGATAAGTGAGAATCCCTCGCGACACCCCTTCGGCAATTCGATCCCGATAATCATCATCCAGTATTTTGCTGGATTCCTTGCGGTTGGATAAAAACCCGCATTCCACCAGGGTTGCTGGACAATTCGCATTCCGAATAACATAAAACCGGGCCCGCCGGATCCCCCTGTCTAGTGCACCGGTATGCGCCATCAGCCCCTTGTGCAAATATTGGGCCAGCACCACATTAGCCCCATCAAACCGGTTGCCAGGACAATCCCTGCGTTTCACGGCGGGGACATTCTGCTCCAATTCCACCGTCGTAGGATAGCCCGAAGCGGGAACGATATAGGTTTCAACCCCCGATATGGCCTGATTCCGGGAGGCATTAAAATGAACGCTGACAAAGACATCCGCGCCATAACGATCCGCCCGCCAACACCGCTCCTCCAACGTCATGGTCGTATCCCGATCCCGTGTCATCATCACATCAACATGGTTTTCCCGAAGCCGGGCCCGCACCCGCTTGGCAATATCCAGCGTAAACCCCTTTTCCTGAAGGGAACCTTGCCCCGTACCGGGATCAGCCCCGCCATGCCCCGGATCAAGAACAACCAGGGCGGACGAGGCTTTCCGCAAGGCCCGCGAAGGCAACAATATAGCCCCGACCGTATCCACGGCATCAACCGGAGCAATGACCCAGTTCCCCGCGGCCTTCAGCACACTCCGGTTCAAATAGAGCGAAAGCCCGTTCACCACGACCCGCCTGCTTCCAGCCTCAAAAATCACCGTGGCAGTCCGGCTGCGGTACACGGCACTCTTACCATATTCAGCGGGAGCACCAAAGCCATAGGAAGCCATGACTTCATTCAAGCCCAACCCCCGGAACACCACAGCAGAAGCCGGCATCGGAAAAACCATCAGAAGCCATACGAAGGGAATCAATCCCACCCATATTCTTCCCGCTATCGACATGTTCCTTACCACCGTCTCAGCCCCTGTTTGTGTAATGATTTTTTATAGCCGTAAACCATGCACTTTGATATACCCAATAAGAGTATGTCAAGCGACATACAGCTCACATCAATTTTACAAGGGGTATGATCAATGGCTGAAGTGACTCTTGAACAGGTTCCACAAAAAATTAAGGATTTGTTCAATCGTGGATTTGTGGCCATGGAGCGCGGGAATTTGGATTATGCCATCGATATGTTCACATCCTGCCTGGCCTTGGAACCCCGTCTCCATAAGGCTCGGAAATTTCTTCGGGCAGCTGAGATCAAAAGATTTAAAAGCCAGGGGGGCGGACAACTCACCCACCTCATTTCTTCAGTCACGGGATTTTCCAACCTGATCAAGGCTCAAGCACTCCTTAAATCCAAACCCATGGAGGCGTTACAGGCCGCCGAAAAACTGCTTTTAAAAGACCCCCTGAATTTGAGTTACATCAAGCTCCTCGACAAGGCTGCCATGGCCGCCGGTGAGCCTGAAATTGCCATCCAAACCCTGGCCAGCACCAAGGAGCATTACCCGCATGATGCCGAGCTTTTGGAGCGCTTGGGGCGACTTTACATGGAAACCGACCAACCCCGCCTGGCCCGCGAATGCTTTGAGACGCTCTGCGAACTTAAACCGCAGGATAGTGCCGCTCTGAAACTTCTGAAAGACGCCATGGCCATCGACAGCATGTCCAAGGACGGCTGGGAAAAGGTCGGAACCAAAGGCACGAAATTCACCGATCTTATCCGTGATCGAAAAGAGTCGGATTCGCTGGCCCGCGAATCCAAGGCCGTGGTGGACAAGAACGACACCGTCATCATGATCGAAGAAAACAAGGCGCGAATTAAGCGTGAACCCGGGAATATGAATTATCGGCGCGCTCTGGCAAATCTTTACCGGGACAGCAAAATGTTTACTGAAGCCGTCACCACACTTCAGGAGGCACAAAACGTTTCAGGCGGTCGCGATCCGCAGATCGATCAGACTATCAGCGCCATTCAAATTCAGATGATGGACGAGGAAATCGCCAAGCTCACCGCCGCCGGCATGACTGCTGCCGCAGAAGAAAAACAGAAGGATCGTGAATTATTCATGGCCAACGACTTGCAAGATCGTGTGTCGCGTTACCCGAATGACCTGCAATTGAAGTATGAATTCGGGGTCATGCTGTTCGATCAAAACCGGATCAATGAAGCCATTCAGCAATTCCAAGCCTCCCAACGCAACGCCCAACGCCGCATCCAATCTCTATTTTATATCGGCCGCTGCTTCAGAGCCAAACAACAATACGATATGGCCATCGACCAACTTCAGCAGGCGGTCGCCGAATTGCCTGTCATGGACGACACCAAGAAAGCCGTGGTTTATGAGCTTGGCTCCATCTATGAAATCACTGATCGCGCCGCCGAAGCGATGGAGTGTTTCAAGCAGATTTACCAGATCGAAATCGGCTATCTCGACGTGGCGGCCAAAGTGGAGCAGGGATACAAGTCCAACTAATTTTCAGGACACTGAAAGGAACGGCTTGCCGTGAGACGCATCCGCCATGAATGGGAAGATCCGGCTATTTCTGGCCGTAACCGTGAGGCGACCCATGCCCCGATGGGGGTTCACGATGAGTGCGCGTTGTCGCTGGACGGCCCATGGCGCTTCCACCTGGCTCCTGCTCCACTAGAGGTTCCTCAGGATTTCTGGAAAGAGACGTTTGATGACAGCGGCTGGGGACAATTAACCGTACCTGGCAACTGGCAATTGGAGCCAGACTGCAAAGATCGCCCGATCTACACCAACATTGCCTACCCGTTCAAAGCGAACCCGCCTTTCCCGCCGGATCATAATCCGACCGGATGCTACCGGCGAACCTTTGAGATCCCCGCCTCCTGGCTGGAGCGCGATATGCGCCTGATCTTCGAGTCGGTGGATTCCGCTTTCCATGTTTGGATCAACGGTCATGAAGTCGGCTATGCGGAAGACAGCCGCCTGCCCTCGGAGTTCCACATCACGCCTTTCCTGCGGCCCGGCCGGAACCTCATTGCGGTACGAGTGCTGCGTTATTGCTCTGGAACATACCTGGAGGATCAGGATTACTGGCAGATGAGCGGAATCCAGCGCAGCGTCTGGCTCGCGGCCCGTCCCCCTGTGCATATCCGCGATTTCCGTATCCGCACGACTTTTGACGCAAATTACTCCGACGCGGTCATCGATGCTACGGTCTACCTGGAAACGCGATCGTTGCCCGCACAACCCGCCTCCACATCAAAAATCAGCGAATATAAAGGTCTACAGGCCGTAGTTCGATTACTGGATGCTGCCGGAAAAGTGATTGCCGAGTCTCCGGCAGGCACCTTCCCCGGCCAGACCAGCATGTATGGGGAGCCTTGCGAAAAGGGCGCTGCCCGCTTCAACCTGGCTATCCCCGCTCCGCACAAATGGTCACCTGAAAACCCCTACCTCTATACGCTGCTCATGCTGCTCACCGACACAGAGGGGAAAACGATCGATATCCAGAGTTACCGCGTCGGGTTCCGCCAGATTGAAATCAAAAACCGCCAGGTCCTCCTGAATGGGCGTCGGCTGGTGGTGCGAGGCGTTGACCGGCATGAATTTCATCCGGAGCACGGACGTGCCGTGACGGACGAGGATATGCGCCGTGACATCCTTCTCATGAAGCAGCTCAATTTCAACGCCGTCCGCACGTCGCATTATCCCAACGCCAACCGCTGGTATGACTTGTGTGATGAACTTGGCCTCTGCGTAGTTGACGAGGCGAACCTCGAGACCCATGGAGTCGGCGGGCTGCTCTCACTCGATCCCGTTTGGGCCGGGGCTTACCTCGAGCGAGCCACCCGCATGGTGCTAAGGGACCGCAACCATCCCTGCATCTGCTTCTGGTCACTGGGCAATGAATCCATGCAGGGAGCAAACCATGCGGCTATGGCCAACTGGATCCGTTCTTTTGATCCGACCCGTCCGGTACAATATGAAGGCTGTAACCCCGGTCCGTTGACCAGCGACATTATGGTGCCGATGTATCCGGGACTCGATTGGGTTCAGAAGGTCATGGAAAACCCGGACGAAAAAAGACCCATGATCATGTGCGAGTATGCCTACGCGAAGGGTAATGCATCCGGCAATTTTAAAAAATTCTGGGACTTCGTGGATCGATACCCTGCATTCCAGGGCGGGTTCATCTGGGATTGGGCCGACAAGGCGATCCTGTTCACCCACCCTGATGGACGCAAGATCTACGGCTACGGCAATGATCTCGGCGAAGCGTTCGATTATGCTGCGGTCGGAGAAGATCCTACTCAGGTGCTGAACGGCATTGTCGGGGCTGACTTGCGCCCCCATCCCGGCGCCTTTGAGGTGAAAAAGATCCAGGCTCCTGTCGCCCTGCGCCTGTGTTCGAGCTCGCCCGTGCGGCTGGTGGTCACGAATAAACACCATGACTCGGATCTGTCACACCTTCGTCTGGAATGGGAACTCGTAGCAGATGGCCGCATTCTTCATACGGGCACGTGTGAGCTGCCTGCCGTTACGCCAGGCGCAATGGCTGAATTTGAACTGGCCCTGCCGGTGCTTCCGAACGATCTTGGATGCAGGGAGGTCTTTTTGAATACGCGATGCGTGCTCAAGCGTGACCTGCCCTGGGCTCCGCAGGGGCACATCGTCGCCTGGGATCAATTTAAGTTACCATTCGGTTCGACAGTAAAATGCGTGATTCCTCATGCCCCTTTCACTGCACCGAAACTCGATCGAGATGCCCAAATCGTTCGCGTCTCCGCTCCCGGCTGGGCCTTCACATGGAACGCGACCACTGGCCTGCTAAGCTCCTGGTCCGTCGGTGGACGGGAACAGTTAGAACAAGCCGCAGTCGAAATGTTCTATCGCCCACCGCTGGATAATGACTGGCTGCTGGGACATGCTATTAGTTATTACAAGGAGTGGGTAGCGGCTGGACTCATCCCGCCCAGACGCACTCTGAAGAATCTATCGACGGCAGTTGCCGACAACGGAACCGTGGTTGTGGAGGTCCAGAGCGAGCTTCACGGAACGACTCCCCGCCAGACGATCACCTGTACCCTTCGCTGGACGGTGAATCCGGATGGTCGTCTCGAGTTCCTTCAAACGGCCTGTATTGCGGATGCCCTACCCATGATTCCCCGCATTGGAATCCTCTTTCCGCTGGCGGCAGGCTGGAAAACGGCGGAGTGGCATGGCCGCGGGCCGTGGGAAAATTATCCCGATCGACAGGAAAGCGCGATGGTTGGCATCTGGCGTTCTTCCATTCCGGATATGCTTGAGCCCTACCCGCTCCCCGGCGAATGTGGTGCACGCGGGGATGTGCGAAGGCTCAATCTTGAGGGAACCAGCACGGCACGGTTGGTAGTTGAAGGGGATCCGTTATTCCGATTCAGCGCGCTGCCAGTTTCGCTGGAGGATCTCATGAAGATCCGGCACGACTGGGAATTGGTTCCCAAAGAACAGACCTTTCTCATCCTCGATGGCTGGCACATGGGCGTCGGCGGCGATACTGGTTGGACCCGGAACGTCCATCCTGAATACCTGATCGGCCCGGGAACCTACCGCTGGGGCGCCTCCCTCAGGATTAACTGAAAGAACACAGTATGCGCAAAATAATGAATCAGATTCTGACAGATGTCAAAACCGGGGTCTGGGCGGACTCCTACAGCATCACGAAGGACAACTGGTCGATCACCAAGCGCACCCTTCACGGCGGTTTCACTGAAGGCGTCGACGTCATTGAGGTCAATAACGGAGCGCTCAGCTTTACCATAGTCCCCACCCGCGGCATGGGACTCTGGAAGGGTAGCTATGAAAAGTGCACTATCGGCTGGAATTCGCCGGTGGCCGGGCCCGTAAATCCAATGTTTGTGAACGTCCTGGATGCCGGCGGTCTAGGCTGGTTACAGGGTTTTGACGAATGCATCGTGCGGTGCGGACTGGATTCCAATGGGGCCCCCGGCAAGGACATGGTCCCTGACAACAATGGGAATCTCTCCGAGGTTATCCTCCCCTTGCACGGCAGAATCGCCAATACGCCCGCCAACTTTGTCGAGGTCTCGGTCATTGAGTCAAAGGGCTCCACCGAACTCGTAGTTTCCGGCACCGTGGATGCGGGCATGTTATTTTTCCCGAGTCTGCGACTGGAGACCCGGATTTCGACCGTGGTCGGGAGTAATTCAGTCACCATCCATGACGAAATCATCAACATGAATACGGTGGAGCGGGAACTGGAATTGCTTTACCACTGTAACTATGGGGAGCCCTTCCTCGGCCAGGGAAGTCTGCTAGTCGCCCCGAGTCGTATCGTCGCGCCACGCGATCCTCACTCTGCGGGCGGAATCAAAACCTTCGACAAGTATCAAGCCCCCACCCCAGGTTTTGTTGAACAGGTATATTTTCACCAGCTTTGCGCCGACCGTAAAGGGAATACGGTTACGCTGTTGAGAAACAAAGCCGGGACAAAGGGTGTTGCACTACGATTCAACGTCAAGCAACTGCCTTGTTTCACCCAATGGAAAAATACGGGCGGAGTTGGTGACGGCTATGTCACAGGGCTGGAACCCGGCACAAACTTTCCCAACCCGAAGGTGTTTGAGCGACAACAAGGCAGAGTGATCCAGTTAGCCCCCGGCCAACGCCACACCGTCGATCTGACCATGGAAATTCACGTGACCCATAAGGGCATCGCCTCCGTTGAGAAAGAAATCTCCGGACTGCGGGGCAGAAAATGCCCTCTGGTACACAAACAGCCTATTGCGGAATGGTCCCGGTAAACCTACCCCGGCGCGGGAGGGGATACTTGACTTAGACATATGAACATGACACGGTGAAATGATGCGTATCATTGTGGCGGGAAAAGATAAAACCATGGAAATTGGAGGCGAACTCACCCGCAGAGCCGCACGCCATCAAGGCGCCTTGTCCCCCTGGTCCCCCGCAGATTCCGCGCTCTCCCTCAAAACGTCCTGCAATCGAGCTGACTATCTGGAGCGTTTCAGCAAATTGTTGATGCTCCGCTACGCCCTTTGTACCGAGCCCTTTCCCATCCCCGGTAAATCCGGCACGGCGGGCGGCCTCATGAAAAAGATAAAGGCTTTTCTCTGGAAGCTCTTGCGCTATCAACACGACCGGATGGCCCACCAGCAAAACGCCATCAATGAACTGATCATCAGCGCCCAGGTCTTCCAGATTGCCTCGGCAAAACACAATCTGACAGCTCTTGAACAACGCGTTAAAGCGCTTGAATCCGAGTTGAGTACACTTCGCACCCCCCTATGAAGCCGGTTGCCATCCATCAATTAGTTGCTGGTTTCGCCACGGGGGATGCCATTTCCCATGAGGCGCTGGCCCTGCGGGATATCTGCCGTGAAGCCGGATTTACCTCGGAGATTTACGCGCCAGCCGACCGGATTGCCGTCGATGCCGCCAACACCTGCCGCACGCTGGAGGATTATCAGCCACAAGCCGATGAGACGATCATTTTCCATTTCTCCATCACCTCGCCGGCCACAGCGGCTTTCCTTTCCTCCCCTGCCCGCAAGATTTTGATCTATCACAACATCACCCCTCCCGAATTCTTCGTCCCCTTTGATACC
The window above is part of the bacterium genome. Proteins encoded here:
- the argC gene encoding N-acetyl-gamma-glutamyl-phosphate reductase; this translates as MITARVIGASGYGGVGIIELLLGHPDVKIAGLVSLTDVGVPISQLYPHLTGACDMVVMAPTDPGVKQSVDVVFMATPDGVGMKLGPEVLASGAKLVDYSGDFRFNTPESYAAYASRIGRDTQHASPELLSEAVYGVPELHRGKINSRRRVVGNPGCFAVSCILGLAPAVKHGLIDPFSAICDCKTGVSGAGKKLNASFHYPARYENVNAYKLAGHQHVCEIERELSLQAGTDIRVTFTAQVVPVCRGILSCLYGQLTAETRVEDVIGLYREFYKDSPFVRIYDRNAAIGTMHVRGTNYCNLIVDVDARTQKLRVIAHIDNLVKGQAGSALQNMNLLFDLPETTGLTRVGMYP
- a CDS encoding N-acetylmuramoyl-L-alanine amidase, which codes for MSIAGRIWVGLIPFVWLLMVFPMPASAVVFRGLGLNEVMASYGFGAPAEYGKSAVYRSRTATVIFEAGSRRVVVNGLSLYLNRSVLKAAGNWVIAPVDAVDTVGAILLPSRALRKASSALVVLDPGHGGADPGTGQGSLQEKGFTLDIAKRVRARLRENHVDVMMTRDRDTTMTLEERCWRADRYGADVFVSVHFNASRNQAISGVETYIVPASGYPTTVELEQNVPAVKRRDCPGNRFDGANVVLAQYLHKGLMAHTGALDRGIRRARFYVIRNANCPATLVECGFLSNRKESSKILDDDYRDRIAEGVSRGILTYLSRVRQQHLPPVKNM
- a CDS encoding tetratricopeptide repeat protein, whose product is MAEVTLEQVPQKIKDLFNRGFVAMERGNLDYAIDMFTSCLALEPRLHKARKFLRAAEIKRFKSQGGGQLTHLISSVTGFSNLIKAQALLKSKPMEALQAAEKLLLKDPLNLSYIKLLDKAAMAAGEPEIAIQTLASTKEHYPHDAELLERLGRLYMETDQPRLARECFETLCELKPQDSAALKLLKDAMAIDSMSKDGWEKVGTKGTKFTDLIRDRKESDSLARESKAVVDKNDTVIMIEENKARIKREPGNMNYRRALANLYRDSKMFTEAVTTLQEAQNVSGGRDPQIDQTISAIQIQMMDEEIAKLTAAGMTAAAEEKQKDRELFMANDLQDRVSRYPNDLQLKYEFGVMLFDQNRINEAIQQFQASQRNAQRRIQSLFYIGRCFRAKQQYDMAIDQLQQAVAELPVMDDTKKAVVYELGSIYEITDRAAEAMECFKQIYQIEIGYLDVAAKVEQGYKSN
- a CDS encoding glycoside hydrolase family 2 TIM barrel-domain containing protein; this encodes MRRIRHEWEDPAISGRNREATHAPMGVHDECALSLDGPWRFHLAPAPLEVPQDFWKETFDDSGWGQLTVPGNWQLEPDCKDRPIYTNIAYPFKANPPFPPDHNPTGCYRRTFEIPASWLERDMRLIFESVDSAFHVWINGHEVGYAEDSRLPSEFHITPFLRPGRNLIAVRVLRYCSGTYLEDQDYWQMSGIQRSVWLAARPPVHIRDFRIRTTFDANYSDAVIDATVYLETRSLPAQPASTSKISEYKGLQAVVRLLDAAGKVIAESPAGTFPGQTSMYGEPCEKGAARFNLAIPAPHKWSPENPYLYTLLMLLTDTEGKTIDIQSYRVGFRQIEIKNRQVLLNGRRLVVRGVDRHEFHPEHGRAVTDEDMRRDILLMKQLNFNAVRTSHYPNANRWYDLCDELGLCVVDEANLETHGVGGLLSLDPVWAGAYLERATRMVLRDRNHPCICFWSLGNESMQGANHAAMANWIRSFDPTRPVQYEGCNPGPLTSDIMVPMYPGLDWVQKVMENPDEKRPMIMCEYAYAKGNASGNFKKFWDFVDRYPAFQGGFIWDWADKAILFTHPDGRKIYGYGNDLGEAFDYAAVGEDPTQVLNGIVGADLRPHPGAFEVKKIQAPVALRLCSSSPVRLVVTNKHHDSDLSHLRLEWELVADGRILHTGTCELPAVTPGAMAEFELALPVLPNDLGCREVFLNTRCVLKRDLPWAPQGHIVAWDQFKLPFGSTVKCVIPHAPFTAPKLDRDAQIVRVSAPGWAFTWNATTGLLSSWSVGGREQLEQAAVEMFYRPPLDNDWLLGHAISYYKEWVAAGLIPPRRTLKNLSTAVADNGTVVVEVQSELHGTTPRQTITCTLRWTVNPDGRLEFLQTACIADALPMIPRIGILFPLAAGWKTAEWHGRGPWENYPDRQESAMVGIWRSSIPDMLEPYPLPGECGARGDVRRLNLEGTSTARLVVEGDPLFRFSALPVSLEDLMKIRHDWELVPKEQTFLILDGWHMGVGGDTGWTRNVHPEYLIGPGTYRWGASLRIN
- a CDS encoding aldose 1-epimerase family protein gives rise to the protein MRKIMNQILTDVKTGVWADSYSITKDNWSITKRTLHGGFTEGVDVIEVNNGALSFTIVPTRGMGLWKGSYEKCTIGWNSPVAGPVNPMFVNVLDAGGLGWLQGFDECIVRCGLDSNGAPGKDMVPDNNGNLSEVILPLHGRIANTPANFVEVSVIESKGSTELVVSGTVDAGMLFFPSLRLETRISTVVGSNSVTIHDEIINMNTVERELELLYHCNYGEPFLGQGSLLVAPSRIVAPRDPHSAGGIKTFDKYQAPTPGFVEQVYFHQLCADRKGNTVTLLRNKAGTKGVALRFNVKQLPCFTQWKNTGGVGDGYVTGLEPGTNFPNPKVFERQQGRVIQLAPGQRHTVDLTMEIHVTHKGIASVEKEISGLRGRKCPLVHKQPIAEWSR